The DNA window GGAAGAGCTTGAGGAGGACGAGGCAACTGTTTCCGTGGAAGGTCTGCAGCAATTGACAAGTTATCTGTCATCTCCAATTTGAGCAGTAGCAGCTGAAGAGTGGACACGGGTTCGAAACCAAGAATATGCGGCAACAGCTTCCAAAAGGCTCTGGTCCGTTTGGTTCATCTGTTGTAGAATTTGTCGTAGCCAGTGGCTGTAGACACCTCGTGTGCTTCGCTTCCTTTCTAGAGGACCAACTCCTTGAATTTTCACACTATTGTTTGTGTGTTTGTCtgtatttgtgttttttttttttttttttttttcctccttaacTAGAATAGAGAGACCCCAACTGGAACAATGGATGCATAGTTCAGTTAACAAAAAATTTCTGTCTTTCAAGCCCGTCAAGTTTCAATTTGTTAGAAATGGGGAAGTGGGTTGAACACAGAGGCTCGTTTTCATCTCCTTGGTTTGTATTTGAAAAATGTCAAAACTTGTTTGCagggaaagaggagaagaagaatataaagaAAACCAGTGTGGGTCTAGCCGCAATGGAGGATCAAAATAAAGTGACTCTGGCCAAGTTCCATAAAAATCAGCAAGAAACCCCTCCTCCAGTACCAAATCCTTCCTTCATACTCTTCTCTTCTaggtccaaaatttcttttttctttctctatatgTATGCTCTGTTTTCAAGCGTTCTTTCTTTCCTGTTCTGTTTAGCGCATTACAAGGCGAAAGCGGAAGAGAAATCCAAAGATGCTTCCGGTCAGGAAAAGAGGTTCTactcctccacctccaccttctTCTCCTGATCATATGCAGGTGATTCTTTGGTGCCATTCTACATAACTATGTCTGCTCttttttttaagtgtttttccaattttttaagTGTTTTTCCTTCCCTCTTCTGTTTAGCGCAATCTTAAGCGGAAGCGGAAtgaaaaggaggagagaaatcCAAAGGTGTTTCGGGTTAGGAAAAGGGCTTCTGCTCCTCCACCTCCACGTTCTTCTTCTTATCATAAGCAGGTGATCCACTACCCATCCATAGACTGTTCCCTGATGAGGCATTGTATCATTTTACTTTCTAAGTTAATTGCATAGTTTCCCATCAAGCATTGCCCTTTACCATGTTTAAGTTTTTCCTGGAAGAATTATTAATTTCATGCCTTTGCATTCGATACTTTGAATAGGTACTTCCTTATAAGGCCGCGAAGAATCAAAGTTTTGTGAGTGTTTCTGATGCAGCTAACTCGCATTCTATGAAGCAAGCTATGGAAGTTCAAATGAATTTAGCACCAGAAATGCCTAGTTTTGTGAAATTTATGCGTCAGACCCATGTCACTAAGTGTTTTTGGCTGGTGAGCCCCAAACAATCTTGTATCTGGAATAAACAAAAATTCCACGAATTTTAATCATTCTTGCTAGTGTAAATGGAGGCAATACTTTCTGTTGACAGTCCCTTCCTGTTGATTTCGGCAAGAACTTACCAAGAGAAGATTGTAGCATTACATTGGTAGATGAAAGTGGTGAAGCATACGAAACCAAGTACCTTGCTCGAAAGGTAGCACTGAGTGCTGGATGGAGGGGATTCTCTATTGCACACAATTTGGTTGAAGGAGATTCAGTGGTGTTCGAACTTATTGAGGCTACTAAATTCAAGGTGATGGGTTGGCCCAAACAATCATATTATGCACACATGTCCTGTAACTTTGAAATTGGATTATTTCAGCTGGACTTGTCCATGTTGTACAAGGCTTGAGATTTTGATGTTTCTGTTCAGTTGTGTTTATGTTGGGGCCTTTTTGACTTCCTAAATCTTATAGAGTTCAGTAGGGCAGCCGAATCTAATCTGGATATCTTGAAGAGGTTGTTTCTCTCAATGTTTCTCTTTGAAAGGCTGGCATTTGTATTCTATCTCACTATTAGCACTATCGACTTGACTGACATGTGGGATTATGAATCACCTTCCAGCTTTCTTACTATCAGATCTAACCCCTTGCATTGTTCAAGATTACAATATGGCGATTCTGTTGGGTTTCAATCTTAGCAAGAAAAAGGAAGTCCGCTTGAGTTTCGATGTTGGTTGTATTGAATATTGGGCTGGGGGACTCCGCTTCCCTTGTATTTGTACCATTATACTTAAAGTTTATGCAATCTTGTACTTATTTCTCCAATCCACTCCGACTGGTAAAAATATCGATTCTGACACTACTTGCTCTTTTATGTAGGTGTAcattttaagggaaaatggtTTGGCTAAGTTTTCTGAAGTTGCTGGAGATCTTCCACTTGCAAAGGAAAATCTTGCTGGTAACTCGGTTGGCCTCTTGATATTTCAGAATTTTCTGCCTActcattgaattgaattgttgcAATGATCTTTGTTTAAGTCTTTTAGGCTAGGATCAGAAAGCAAGAAATagatggaaaagaaagaaaaaataataacagaAAAGTAATAATGAGTTTATATTtctgtctctcttctttttcaaaaaatttctgttcttttctttgcttgcattccaaaaagaaaaaaaacaccttAACTTTTTTCCTTGAATTTAGAGGAAGATAATGCCGATGAGGGAGTATCTCATCCTTTATCTGTTCTTCAAGAGGATAATCACAACAATAACCCTCCAGGATCAGTTTCTAACCCTGGGCCTCCAACCAAAAAACGGTTTGCAAATGTCATTTGAGCATGAGTTTAATATTTTGTGGTCTTCTTTGCTATGGTGGTCTGAAAAGCACAAAATCTAGTTATGTTTAAACCGCATTGATCCTGGTCTGCCTGGCACATTAGCTGCTTTTTCCATGTTTGTTGAGGAAGGGCATTTGTGTTCATCTCTGGTCCCATATCCTCTGGAGCTCCCTCtgcctcacaacttcttctgGCTGGGCATTTTATCATGCATACTGAAGGAGCTTGGAATGCTAAGCTCCATAGAGGGAGTAGGGAAGTGATTATCAGAACCAATTTTGGTTCTTTAGTAGAGGCCAAGTGCAAGACTGGTGTGGATTCTCTGTTGCTGCCATTGGGGCAAAGGCTATTGAGATGGGATTCTTTTAGCTAAGAGTCTTAATCTGCATTCTTTGTTCATTGCTTCAGATGTCAAGCTATGGTGTGTGCTCTCCAAAATAATGTGTCCTCTCTGGATTGGGCTTTATGGTGATATTGTCAGTTTACTTTCTTGTATGTAGTTGTTTCAGTTTATTCCTCGAACTTCTGATAGAGATGCTACATTTTTTAGCATAAGGGATCTCCAAATTGGGCCTTTCCCATGTTAGGTGGCTAAAACCACCGCTTCCGTTGTAGACTCAGTAGCTTCTGGTTggagtttttccttttctgattTCTTTCAATAAAACTTacccttgttgatgcaggaAGAAAAAACTGTAATGCAGATAAGAGAGATAAAAGGCATTCAACATCTCGTTCTTTATCCAATCGTcaagagaaaaatcagaatgTTACCCCTCCAGGATCGACTTCTAACCCTGGACCACCAACTGGAGAACAGTTTGAAATTGACAGTGAAGTTGTTGGCTCTGAAGATTTGGAAGGCACCAGGTTGGTAACAGCAACCATGGAATTTAAAGATGTGAAAAGCTTTGAGGATTTCACCATTATAGGGAATGGTTTGATTATAGATTCTGAACTTTCTGAACATGTTCGAGCCAAGTATTATGAGCTTTGTTGTAGTCAGAAGGCTTTCCTTCACGACCTTCTTCCCCAAGGCTTCAATTGGAAGTTGATTAGTGGAATAATTATCGAGACTGTGAATGTGGCCGACTACATACGATCTTGCAACCTTAGTACCTCTGAAAATGACTTCGCAAATTGGGACAAGTGTTTAGATGCCTTTGAACGCCTAGGCATGAATGTTGGCTTTTTACGCGCTCATCTGCAACAACTTGTGAGCCTCGCATTTGAGTCAGAATGGGCAATGGAGTCAAAGATGTACAGTGAAGCTGTGTTCAAAAGAGATTGTTTGGTAGAGGAGATAAGAAACCTCAAATTGAAGCTTATGGAATCAAAAAAGGCTTGTGCAAGCTATGACAAAGAAGTTAAGACTCTGAAGTTGAAGGCTAAGGAACATGAGGTGAAATTTCAAGCAGAGGTCAATGCTCCATGGTGACCTTTGCGTTTTGTCATGTTGCAGTTTCCTCTTTTTTGAGTAGCCTGAATTTTGCAGTTTGACTAACACAACTCTATGTAGTGGAGAAGAGTTTCTTTTTGTGGAATGTGATTTTAGATGTATATTTTTGTGGAGTATATGTAGATCACAATGTAACTACTGAGGTCTCTCTCCATCTACATTTTAATTATGTAAATAACAAAAAGATAAACTTAAAAGGAAATGCATGGTACAATTAAGGCTGTAATCGGTGCACTTgtggaactctctctctctctccttcttctctcttctctcttctctcttctctctcacacCCAGACAAACCCATACCCACACCTACAGGCTACACCCCCATATATTGCATTTTGATCACACAGGGTATGCTGCAGAATGGATagaatttttatgttttgatttgcTAGATTGAGTAATATATCAAGTGATGAACACTAGtttagcctagtggtggtaatTTCAACTTGAAGAGTCGGCACTCACGGGATGTTGTGGAATCGAACCTATCCCTTTTGGGTGAGTAGATGTGTTGTGTGTAGTAGTAGGTTGCCATTGCCCAACTAGCACTTGGTAGGCTGGCCATTGGCCAGCAGTGGTCAGTAGGATGGAAGATAAAAAAGAGTAGGATGTTAAGTGAACAGAATAGGATGTCAAGTGAACTTCTGATGAACACAAGAAATCTCATGTGACTAAGATCTACTAGGAGAACAGCtccaaagtcatacttggaTATGGAGGCATTGGGATCTACAAAATCTTATGCTTGCATACCCCACCCCACCTGGTGGAACCAAACAAAAATCTACAATGTTTATAGGGTCATAGAGAACGGGAACATATTCTGATTGAAAGAGCTAAAAATGCTGGGGCATACTctaattgaaggagctaaaagagttagggtcatgaccactgttagttaaaacgcgttttaaaggcggttgtgtttttttgccgtttaaaacacgttttgcCGTATGTTTATACAATGCAGAAAAAACCGAAAACGACCAATAAAATGTTTaaaatccgttttaaacgcacgtttaaaacacgtatgtgtttttttaagggcaaaatagaaattttatatactaattagaaaaaaaaaacccaaaactaaacAAAACGTAAAAACCATTCGAAAACCCAATTCTTCCCCAAATCCAAAATTCCCAAatccacaattccacatctctgTCCGTGACTCCGTGAGACCGTGAGGTGATTCGTGAGAGCAACACAGGTCGGAATTCGGAACTCGGGCCGTCGGGCGTCGACAGCAACAGTAGTAGGTCGTCGGAACTCTGCCGTCGAGTCGTcgacagtagcagtagcagtcttcttcttcttcttcttcttccctcgtcgacagtagcagtagcagtcaTCGATCTCGGGCGCCGATAGCAGCCGATCGAAGGAAACTCAGGCGTCGATAGCAGCAATAGCAGGTCGTCGCCTCGTCGGAACTGGGGCATCGAGTCATCAACAGCAGCAGTAACAGGTCGTCGGATCTCGGGCGTCGACACAGCCGATCGAAGGAAACCCTCTTCTTTTACCTCTTCCTCAGTCCTCAATCCTCACTCAGTCGACAACAGTGagcagtcttcttcttcttccctcatttttttatttttgttttaaatgtaCTCATTTCTAGCCAGACAGGGTTAGAAATGTGTAAATTTGATTATTGCTCCATCCTGCTCTGTAGATCTCTCATTATCTGCCGAATTTACCATGTAATCCATAGGGGGTGGCTGTGGTCAACGTGGTTCAGTACGGGCTCAGGTTCTCTATATACTGAATCTGTCCGAAACCCACATACCACATCTCAACAAATGCCAGTATGGTGAGGCAGGTCTCTCCCTGGTTGCCACATCCATATGAGTATATGACATGAGTTGTCAATTTTTGTGGTTACTTTAGCGATTGTGttgtcaaaattttgaccatcattttttatttttttctcctgaaAACATACCATATCTTCTAATTCTTTTGGTATCATTGCTGTTGTAAGATCCGTTTTTTTCTTCGATGCCACTAGGGGTGTATATTATATGCGACCTTAAATTCTCAATTTGTACTTTAGGTACTTAATGATAGAGAAAGGTTTGGATCGCCTATATGGAAATTCACAATAAGCTATCcagaaaattctttttacagtaTTTCAAAACTCAGAATCGGCATCTAAACACTTAGGATCAAGGGCCACAACCCTATAAAGGCTTGGATGCCATTATAGTCCAACAGTATGGGTCtgctcttatttttatttttatttttatttttattttggacatgtcttttttaatatggtgtattaagttttaatttgaaatttacattggatgctatattttggatgatatatgcatgaatgtttgatgttgatgtaGTTTAAAATATTAGATGTAGGTATataggtaataatctctcaaattacatgagcatattgtctttttttgtgtttcgttttttttaaaactacacgtttaatactcgtaccgttcgtttccgTCCGCTTGACGTTTCTGTCCGTTTTTTTTACCATACCGTTCattgtttttatctgtttaaaacccgtaccatacgtctttttttttttcccgttttaactaacaatgtgAGAGTACGTGAGGATTGACATACATAGTCTAGGTGATAACATATAGAGATGTTTTCCTCCCCCCATAGAGATTGGAAAAGGTGAGAAAGAATAGTTTTTTCTTTGGGGTGAATAAGAAGGAATAGATGCTATAGCCTTATAGGTCCCTCCCGCGCCAACCCATGCTCCaccccccaaccccaaaaaaaa is part of the Macadamia integrifolia cultivar HAES 741 chromosome 9, SCU_Mint_v3, whole genome shotgun sequence genome and encodes:
- the LOC122088210 gene encoding B3 domain-containing protein Os01g0234100-like isoform X1; its protein translation is MGKWVEHRGSFSSPWFVFEKCQNLFAGKEEKKNIKKTSVGLAAMEDQNKVTLAKFHKNQQETPPPRITRRKRKRNPKMLPVRKRGSTPPPPPSSPDHMQRNLKRKRNEKEERNPKVFRVRKRASAPPPPRSSSYHKQVLPYKAAKNQSFVSVSDAANSHSMKQAMEVQMNLAPEMPSFVKFMRQTHVTKCFWLSLPVDFGKNLPREDCSITLVDESGEAYETKYLARKVALSAGWRGFSIAHNLVEGDSVVFELIEATKFKVYILRENGLAKFSEVAGDLPLAKENLAGRKNCNADKRDKRHSTSRSLSNRQEKNQNVTPPGSTSNPGPPTGEQFEIDSEVVGSEDLEGTRLVTATMEFKDVKSFEDFTIIGNGLIIDSELSEHVRAKYYELCCSQKAFLHDLLPQGFNWKLISGIIIETVNVADYIRSCNLSTSENDFANWDKCLDAFERLGMNVGFLRAHLQQLVSLAFESEWAMESKMYSEAVFKRDCLVEEIRNLKLKLMESKKACASYDKEVKTLKLKAKEHEVKFQAEVNAPW
- the LOC122088210 gene encoding B3 domain-containing protein Os01g0234100-like isoform X2, giving the protein MRQQLPKGSGKEEKKNIKKTSVGLAAMEDQNKVTLAKFHKNQQETPPPRITRRKRKRNPKMLPVRKRGSTPPPPPSSPDHMQRNLKRKRNEKEERNPKVFRVRKRASAPPPPRSSSYHKQVLPYKAAKNQSFVSVSDAANSHSMKQAMEVQMNLAPEMPSFVKFMRQTHVTKCFWLSLPVDFGKNLPREDCSITLVDESGEAYETKYLARKVALSAGWRGFSIAHNLVEGDSVVFELIEATKFKVYILRENGLAKFSEVAGDLPLAKENLAGRKNCNADKRDKRHSTSRSLSNRQEKNQNVTPPGSTSNPGPPTGEQFEIDSEVVGSEDLEGTRLVTATMEFKDVKSFEDFTIIGNGLIIDSELSEHVRAKYYELCCSQKAFLHDLLPQGFNWKLISGIIIETVNVADYIRSCNLSTSENDFANWDKCLDAFERLGMNVGFLRAHLQQLVSLAFESEWAMESKMYSEAVFKRDCLVEEIRNLKLKLMESKKACASYDKEVKTLKLKAKEHEVKFQAEVNAPW
- the LOC122088210 gene encoding B3 domain-containing protein Os01g0234100-like isoform X3; translation: MGKWVEHRGSFSSPWFVFEKCQNLFAGKEEKKNIKKTSVGLAAMEDQNKVTLAKFHKNQQETPPPRITRRKRKRNPKMLPVRKRGSTPPPPPSSPDHMQRNLKRKRNEKEERNPKVFRVRKRASAPPPPRSSSYHKQVLPYKAAKNQSFVSVSDAANSHSMKQAMEVQMNLAPEMPSFVKFMRQTHVTKCFWLSLPVDFGKNLPREDCSITLVDESGEAYETKYLARKVALSAGWRGFSIAHNLVEGDSVVFELIEATKFKVYILRENGLAKFSEVAGDLPLAKENLAGRKNCNADKRDKRHSTSRSLSNRQEKNQNVTPPGSTSNPGPPTGEQFEIDSEVVGSEDLEGTSQKAFLHDLLPQGFNWKLISGIIIETVNVADYIRSCNLSTSENDFANWDKCLDAFERLGMNVGFLRAHLQQLVSLAFESEWAMESKMYSEAVFKRDCLVEEIRNLKLKLMESKKACASYDKEVKTLKLKAKEHEVKFQAEVNAPW